The DNA window AGGGGCTTGAGCGCGAAGGCGATGACCGCGGTGACGATTCCGGTGAAGATCAGCGCGAACGCTGCGATGACTATCTGCACGACGAGCTGCTTGTAGTCACCACCGTAGAACAGGCCGGTCTCGGAGCCGAGAAGGCCGATGGCGATGGTTCCCCAGAGTCCAGCTACCAGGTGAACACCGACGACGTCGAGCGAGTCGTCGTAGCCGAACTTGAACTTCAGACCGACAGCGAGTGCGGACAAGACACCGGCGATAACGCCCAGGATCATTGCGCCGACCGGCGTGAGGGCTCCGGCGGCGGGGGTGATGGCCACAAGGCCTGCGACGATGCCCGACGCTGCACCGAGGCTGGTGGCGTGTCCGTCACGAATACGTTCTGTGATGAGCCAGCCTGCGATCGCGGCAGCAGTGGCCGCGGTGGTGTTGACCCAGGCTAGACCGGCGACGCCGTCCGCCGCGAAAGCCGAACCTGCGTTGAAGCCGAACCAGCCGAACCACAGCAGTGCCGCACCGAGCATCACGAACGGCAGGTTGTGCGGGCGGAAGGCGATCTTGCCGAAGCCGATGCGCTTGCCGATGATGATGGCGAGGACGAGGCCCGCGATACCGGCGTTGATGTGAACGACAGTGCCACCGGCGAAGTCGATCGGAGCAACGGAGGCGACGAGTCCACCCTCACCGTCGTCGGTGGTGCCGAAGATCTTGGCAGCGAGGCCGTCCTCGGAGCCCGAGAGCAGTCCGCCACCCCAGACCATGTGTGCCAGCGGGAAGTACGCGAGCGTGACCCAGATGCCTGCGAATGCGAGCCAGGTTCCGTACTTGACGCGGCCCGCGATCGAGCCGGAGATCAGTGCGACGGTGATGATGGCGAACGTGACCTGGAAAGCGACGTCGATGACGTTGGCGTATCCCCACGCGCCGGCGATGAAATTACCGTCCGCGTCGGTGATGGAGTCCTTGAGTCCGAAGAACTCGAAGGGATTGGCGAACAGTCCGCCGATGTCCTCGGTGCCGTACGACATCGACCATCCCCACAGGACGTAGATGATCACTACGACGCACATCGATCCGAACGACATCATCATCATGTTCAAGACGGACTTCTGTTGCGACATACCGCCGTAGAAGAACGCCAGACCCGGCGTCATCAGCAGTACCAAAGATGCTGCGATCAGCATCCATGCGGCGTTGCCGGAATTGGCCAACAAATCCTCGGGACTCACGTACACCCTCCTTCTCCTGCACACCGGTTGGTGCGCGGTTACGGACAAAGAGTGGTTTCAAGAAGTTTCATCCATGACACTCGGGTGTTTCGCTCATGTGAACGCATGGCCCGAAACTGTTGCTAGAAAGTTTCGTGCAGGCATTTCACGATTTCGGGAATTTCCGGTTCGCCCGTTTCCGCACCCCTGCTCGGCTTCCCGGTCGGCTTTGCCGAAGCGAGTACGGCAGATCGGAGCCCGATCCCGGGCGTTACCAGAGAAACCAGTGTTGCGATTCGAGACCTTCTCGTGATCTCAACCCAAGAGCGCATCGACAAACGCTTCGGGCTCGAACGGCGCCAAATCGTCGGCTCCTTCGCCCAGACCGACCAGCTTCACCGGCACACCGAGTTCGCGTTGCACCTGGAATACGATTCCACCCTTGGCCGTCCCGTCGAGTTTGGTGAGGACCACTCCGGTGATGTCGACCACTTCTGCGAACACCCGGGCTTGAGTCAGACCGTTCTGCCCCACAGTCGCATCGAGGACGAGAAGAACGTCGTCGACATGCGCACGCTTCTCGATGACCCTCTTCACCTTGCCGAGCTCGTCCATCAGGCCCGACTTGGTGTGCAGCCGACCGGCGGTGTCCACCACCACGACATCGACCCCTTGCTCGATACCGCGAGTAACCGAATCGAAC is part of the Rhodococcus sovatensis genome and encodes:
- a CDS encoding ammonium transporter: MLIAASLVLLMTPGLAFFYGGMSQQKSVLNMMMMSFGSMCVVVIIYVLWGWSMSYGTEDIGGLFANPFEFFGLKDSITDADGNFIAGAWGYANVIDVAFQVTFAIITVALISGSIAGRVKYGTWLAFAGIWVTLAYFPLAHMVWGGGLLSGSEDGLAAKIFGTTDDGEGGLVASVAPIDFAGGTVVHINAGIAGLVLAIIIGKRIGFGKIAFRPHNLPFVMLGAALLWFGWFGFNAGSAFAADGVAGLAWVNTTAATAAAIAGWLITERIRDGHATSLGAASGIVAGLVAITPAAGALTPVGAMILGVIAGVLSALAVGLKFKFGYDDSLDVVGVHLVAGLWGTIAIGLLGSETGLFYGGDYKQLVVQIVIAAFALIFTGIVTAVIAFALKPLGWRVSEEEEANGIDEAEHAETAYDFA